The segment CGCGCCTGGTCCATACGGAGACTCGCCAGATACGGCGCCGAACCGATGTCGAGCCACGCGGCTCGAAGAGCATAGGCTTTTCGGTTTTCAGTATCTTCATACTGTACTGGTCCGTGTCGTGTGTACTTTAATCGGACGGTTACCGGTGACTCCCCTTTTACAGAAACTTGCTCTTCGATGACCCGCATTCGCTCCCACCGGTCGTGATATCGGTACTCAGAAGGGTTGTCAGGATTCGTTTCGTAAACATAGAGGTCCTCACTGTCCTGGCCAAACACCGTTAGGCCCCATGCGCCGTACTCGTTATGTCCGATCGACACCCCGGGCAACACCGGCTCACCACCACCGATGACGTTCCAACCCGGCCCGACAAGGTGGACCCAATATCTAAGTGACGGGGCTTGCTGCACACGATGCGGGTCGTTAGCCATAAAGGGAAACCCACTTAGAGTGCGACCGCCGCCAACGACCCAGTTATTACTCCCGATCGTTTCCTGCTCGGCTGCTAGGGCGATTTCCGTAGGCATCGCAGCAGCCAGACGCTCAAACGACGCTCGGTCGGCACGAACTGCTTGTGTCACGTCGTCTGGCTCAAATCGTATTGGCCGTTTAAAAGCCCGATAGATGTCGAGAATTTCTTCGGATAGAAGAGAACCATCGATGATGGGGTCTAGTGCCAATTCTGGATTGCCCGGGCGGAACCAGGACAGCTCACGAACCTGCTCCGAACCAACACGGGCAACCGCCTGACCGTAGGCCAACTCCCCAGTCACATTGGCTAAAAGACCCTGATGCCGCGAAATCACTACTTCCGGCGTCCATCGGCCAGGAGTTATTCCAAGTAAGCGAAATTCAAGTGGCAACAATTCTGGTTGCCGTACGGTCAGGTCAACATAAGCGTTGATGCCGCGTACAAAAGCGTTGATGATTGTCTCCCCGCGAGGATGATAGTGGTTCAGTTCTTGCGCAAGATTGCCTCGGAACCGATGGAGCCGAGAACCAATGTCGCTGGGAAGCGCCCGACGGCCCAAAATCTCTGCCGTGGTTCCTGTTGCTTTACGGCGCCACAACTCGAATTGAAACAACCGGTCGCGTGCGGCGTTGAAACCCTGTGCAAAAAACAAATCGGTTTCGGTTTTGGCATAAATATGTGCAATGCCCCAACGATCCTTAATGATCTCGACAGGTTCGTTTAGACCAGTGAGTCGCAGTGTTTCTGTTTGCGCCTCAGCATCACCAGGGAAACCCGCCGATCCGGTGCCTCCGAATACCGAGACGACCATTAACAAATAAATCGTCCTCATAAGTGACTCCTCTCAAACACGCTCGCCCACAACATCAAGTCTTCGACGCTCAATCTGAAACATCGCTTGGCTGCTTCGCATCCGGATTCGGTGGAAA is part of the Vicinamibacterales bacterium genome and harbors:
- a CDS encoding penicillin acylase family protein — translated: MRTIYLLMVVSVFGGTGSAGFPGDAEAQTETLRLTGLNEPVEIIKDRWGIAHIYAKTETDLFFAQGFNAARDRLFQFELWRRKATGTTAEILGRRALPSDIGSRLHRFRGNLAQELNHYHPRGETIINAFVRGINAYVDLTVRQPELLPLEFRLLGITPGRWTPEVVISRHQGLLANVTGELAYGQAVARVGSEQVRELSWFRPGNPELALDPIIDGSLLSEEILDIYRAFKRPIRFEPDDVTQAVRADRASFERLAAAMPTEIALAAEQETIGSNNWVVGGGRTLSGFPFMANDPHRVQQAPSLRYWVHLVGPGWNVIGGGEPVLPGVSIGHNEYGAWGLTVFGQDSEDLYVYETNPDNPSEYRYHDRWERMRVIEEQVSVKGESPVTVRLKYTRHGPVQYEDTENRKAYALRAAWLDIGSAPYLASLRMDQAR